One window from the genome of Amycolatopsis sp. NBC_01480 encodes:
- a CDS encoding L-fucose/L-arabinose isomerase family protein: MARIGVLAISDGRDHVHRRNTGFIRSKRDSFTAALEAAGHEVVVGDLVATNTVATAAAREVAAAGVDVTVFYYAVWSFPHFTMLAADATTSPLLLVASTDPAEPGLVGMLAAGGALDQIGRAHTRLWGAPDDASLIAEIGVRARAASAVASLRGSTFGRFGGRPMGMNTAVANTDQWMRQFGVDVEEIDQYELVLRAERADAAEAAGAREWLERLATVHYDGEKLTPELLERQIRSYLAVRDIVAERGIDFSGIKGQPELTENFATMDVTEAFLNDPYDWNGPKAVHVTATEADMDGALTMQLMHRITGTPVLFADVRHYHADRDIWDLCNSGQHATWFAARSSDPAVNLAKVHLYPEVFFFPAGGASVQHIAAPGAMTLARLTRLSGAYRLQLFQGDFESYDDATNAALAASSTPEWPHAFARLDVPAPTFLSGFGANHVHAVPGDIRAELRAAAELMGVRVEEWSRTA; encoded by the coding sequence ATGGCTCGAATCGGCGTCCTGGCCATCTCCGACGGGCGCGACCACGTGCACCGCCGCAACACCGGGTTCATCCGGTCCAAACGGGACAGTTTCACCGCGGCGCTGGAGGCGGCGGGGCACGAGGTGGTCGTCGGGGACCTGGTGGCCACCAACACCGTCGCCACGGCGGCGGCGCGGGAGGTCGCGGCCGCGGGCGTGGACGTCACGGTCTTCTACTACGCGGTGTGGAGCTTCCCGCACTTCACCATGCTCGCCGCGGACGCGACCACGAGCCCGTTGCTGCTGGTCGCCAGCACCGACCCGGCCGAGCCGGGGCTGGTCGGCATGCTCGCGGCCGGGGGCGCGCTGGACCAGATCGGCCGGGCGCACACGCGTCTGTGGGGCGCGCCGGACGACGCGTCGCTGATCGCGGAGATCGGCGTGCGGGCGCGGGCCGCTTCGGCGGTGGCGTCGCTGCGCGGTTCGACGTTCGGGCGGTTCGGCGGGCGGCCGATGGGGATGAACACGGCCGTCGCGAACACCGACCAGTGGATGCGGCAGTTCGGCGTGGACGTCGAGGAGATCGACCAGTACGAGCTGGTGCTGCGCGCCGAACGGGCCGACGCCGCGGAGGCCGCCGGCGCGCGCGAGTGGCTGGAGCGCCTGGCCACCGTGCACTACGACGGCGAGAAGCTCACGCCCGAGCTGCTGGAGCGGCAGATCCGGTCGTACCTGGCGGTGCGCGACATCGTGGCGGAGCGCGGCATCGACTTCTCCGGCATCAAGGGCCAGCCGGAGCTGACGGAGAACTTCGCGACGATGGACGTCACGGAGGCGTTCCTGAACGACCCGTACGACTGGAACGGGCCCAAGGCCGTGCACGTCACCGCCACCGAGGCGGACATGGACGGCGCGTTGACCATGCAGCTGATGCACCGGATCACGGGCACGCCGGTGCTGTTCGCGGACGTCCGCCACTACCACGCCGACCGCGACATCTGGGACCTGTGCAATTCGGGCCAGCACGCGACCTGGTTCGCGGCGCGCAGCTCGGACCCGGCGGTGAACCTGGCGAAGGTGCACCTGTACCCGGAGGTGTTCTTCTTCCCCGCGGGCGGCGCCTCGGTGCAGCACATCGCCGCCCCGGGCGCGATGACCCTGGCCCGCCTGACCCGCCTCTCGGGCGCCTACCGCCTCCAGCTCTTCCAGGGCGACTTCGAGTCCTACGACGACGCGACCAACGCCGCCCTGGCCGCCTCCTCGACCCCGGAATGGCCCCACGCCTTCGCCCGCCTCGACGTGCCCGCCCCGACCTTCCTGTCGGGCTTCGGCGCCAACCACGTGCACGCCGTCCCCGGCGACATCCGTGCCGAGCTGCGGGCGGCGGCGGAGTTGATGGGGGTACGGGTCGAGGAGTGGAGCCGCACGGCCTGA
- a CDS encoding SsgA family sporulation/cell division regulator: protein MGTESPAVRATVIFGLRTFGAVPLPVRADLEYDPSDPYAIAVGYHAGPGVVRWLFGRDLLADGLIAPAGDGDVRVRPAADPARVIVELNAPDGSAVLEAPASELADFLDRTYDEIPAGDEARWFDFDHELTKLAMHD from the coding sequence ATGGGCACCGAGAGCCCCGCCGTCCGCGCGACGGTCATCTTCGGACTGCGCACGTTCGGGGCCGTCCCGCTGCCGGTGCGCGCCGACCTCGAGTACGACCCGTCGGACCCGTACGCGATCGCCGTGGGCTATCACGCCGGTCCGGGTGTGGTCCGCTGGCTCTTCGGCCGCGACCTGCTGGCCGACGGCCTGATCGCCCCCGCGGGTGACGGTGACGTCCGCGTCCGCCCGGCCGCCGACCCCGCGCGCGTGATCGTCGAGCTGAACGCCCCCGACGGCTCCGCCGTGCTGGAAGCCCCGGCCAGCGAGCTCGCCGACTTCCTCGACCGCACCTACGACGAGATCCCGGCCGGCGACGAGGCCCGCTGGTTCGACTTCGACCACGAGCTGACCAAGCTCGCGATGCACGACTGA
- a CDS encoding STAS domain-containing protein — MTARFSVFSAPTELTVTVTARDGVLVLTTVGDVDAASVPALGEALVTALAGGVPVIVDLSRVEFLGCAGIRVLCEAAERADSLTVVSGTAHGVRRCLEITDAALHLAIHETLAEAISPVRDGESAT, encoded by the coding sequence ATGACTGCCCGGTTTTCCGTGTTCTCCGCCCCCACCGAGCTGACGGTCACCGTCACCGCGCGCGATGGCGTGCTGGTGCTGACCACGGTCGGTGACGTCGATGCCGCCAGCGTTCCCGCGCTCGGCGAGGCGCTGGTCACCGCGCTGGCCGGTGGCGTGCCGGTGATCGTCGACCTTTCCCGGGTCGAATTCCTCGGCTGCGCCGGGATTCGCGTGCTCTGCGAGGCCGCCGAGCGCGCCGACTCGCTCACGGTGGTGTCCGGCACCGCGCACGGCGTGCGGCGCTGCCTGGAGATCACCGACGCCGCCCTCCACCTGGCGATCCACGAGACGCTGGCCGAGGCGATTTCCCCTGTCCGGGACGGGGAATCGGCCACCTGA
- a CDS encoding aldo/keto reductase, with protein MTAKTENVPEIVLNNGVGIPQFGFGVFQIPPEDTAAAVRTALEAGYRHFDTAQLYENEQGVGDGLRESGVPREEVFVTTKLANDAHGHDNAITALEGSLQRLGLDHVDLYLIHWPLPHQDKYVATWQGFEDLLRAGKARAIGVSNFQVAHLERLAAETATVPAVNQIELHPALQQTELRAYHRAHGIATEAWSPLAQGELLQDPVLTDLAGKHGKTAAQVVLRWHLQLGNIVFPKSKTPERVRENIDVFDFELSGDDMEAIGKLDDGHRTGFDPDTFRG; from the coding sequence ATGACCGCCAAGACCGAAAACGTCCCGGAAATCGTGCTGAACAACGGCGTCGGCATCCCGCAGTTCGGGTTCGGGGTCTTCCAGATCCCGCCGGAGGACACCGCCGCGGCGGTGCGGACCGCGCTCGAAGCGGGCTACCGCCATTTCGACACCGCGCAGCTGTACGAGAACGAGCAGGGGGTCGGCGACGGCCTCCGCGAGTCGGGTGTGCCGCGCGAGGAAGTGTTCGTCACCACCAAGCTCGCCAACGACGCGCACGGCCACGACAACGCCATCACCGCGCTGGAAGGCAGCCTGCAACGGCTCGGGCTCGATCACGTCGACCTCTACCTGATCCACTGGCCGCTGCCGCACCAGGACAAGTACGTGGCCACCTGGCAGGGTTTCGAAGACCTGCTGCGGGCCGGGAAGGCGCGCGCGATCGGCGTGTCGAACTTCCAGGTCGCGCACCTCGAACGGCTGGCCGCGGAGACCGCGACGGTGCCCGCGGTGAACCAGATCGAGCTGCATCCCGCGTTGCAGCAGACGGAATTGCGCGCGTACCACCGAGCGCACGGCATCGCCACGGAGGCGTGGAGCCCGCTCGCGCAGGGCGAGCTGCTGCAGGACCCGGTGCTCACCGACCTGGCCGGGAAACACGGGAAGACCGCCGCGCAGGTGGTACTGCGCTGGCACCTGCAGCTCGGGAACATCGTGTTCCCCAAGTCGAAAACGCCCGAACGCGTCCGCGAGAACATCGACGTGTTCGACTTCGAGCTGTCCGGCGACGACATGGAGGCGATCGGCAAGCTCGACGACGGCCACCGCACCGGCTTCGACCCGGACACCTTCCGCGGATAG
- a CDS encoding hemerythrin domain-containing protein has product MSSTDLTDLLVEDHRILDRLCTELDLGQGSPENRKDLTDHLLATLARHTVAEQRHLPGAAGSRQLAEADDLMRRLETAGPQEPQFERLVSALIRAVRRHIREDERGVVESLRAAHSADELRELGEQTTQARRAAPTSPHPATSDRQPGSQVLMSGPGFVDEIRSAVNPD; this is encoded by the coding sequence ATGAGCAGCACCGACCTGACCGACCTCCTCGTCGAGGACCACCGGATCCTGGACCGGCTCTGCACCGAGCTGGACCTCGGGCAGGGCAGCCCCGAGAACCGCAAGGACCTGACCGACCACCTGCTGGCCACGCTCGCGCGGCACACCGTCGCCGAGCAGCGGCACCTGCCCGGCGCGGCGGGCAGCAGGCAGCTCGCCGAGGCCGACGACCTGATGCGGCGGCTGGAAACGGCCGGCCCGCAGGAACCGCAGTTCGAACGCCTGGTGAGCGCCCTTATCCGCGCCGTCCGGCGGCACATCCGCGAAGACGAGCGCGGCGTCGTGGAAAGCCTGCGCGCGGCCCACAGCGCCGACGAACTGCGCGAGCTGGGCGAACAGACCACCCAGGCCCGCCGCGCCGCCCCGACCTCACCCCACCCCGCCACCTCGGACCGGCAGCCCGGCAGCCAGGTGCTGATGTCCGGCCCGGGCTTCGTCGACGAGATCCGCTCCGCCGTGAACCCCGACTGA
- a CDS encoding CYTH and CHAD domain-containing protein, with product MRGPIAGIERERKYEIGETTGIPALVGTGPVRSQAAPAEHFLDATYYDTIGFALAQKGITLRRRTGGEDAGWHLKLPIGPDTREELAVPLGADELKVPKELSRLVRAYTLGHKLVPIAHLKTDRFAHQLTDGEGHPVATLTDDHVTGEAGGESARLDRWRELEIELAPEVAPDVLDKLERALTGAGAKASPWPSKLRRLIGDRVPARKKPAKRPDAGTVVVGYLQEQAARLRQADVGVRRDADDSVHQMRVAVRKLRSALRTFESIVDGSATAELRAELKWLGQRLGPARDLEVSADLVAAGLDRLPPELVVGPVRQYVTRYFAREQTVARERVVETVDGKRYLRLLRSLDAVLSEPPLTAVAGKPARKGLRKPVREAVRKMERAEKASRGLSGKAREVALHGVRKKAKRVRYALDVVRPVEKVGGWRKRVKSVLRELGQHQDVVMSREVLYRLGIAGFGDGENTFTFGVLLGQGDGLAMGHRAGFARAWRGLRGKKRPGWVS from the coding sequence ATGAGAGGTCCGATCGCGGGGATCGAGCGCGAGCGCAAGTACGAGATCGGCGAGACGACCGGGATCCCGGCGCTGGTGGGCACCGGCCCGGTCCGCAGCCAGGCGGCGCCCGCCGAGCACTTCCTGGACGCCACCTACTACGACACCATCGGTTTCGCGTTGGCGCAGAAGGGAATCACGCTGCGACGGCGGACCGGTGGCGAGGACGCGGGGTGGCACCTGAAGCTGCCGATCGGCCCGGACACGCGTGAGGAGCTGGCCGTCCCGCTCGGCGCCGACGAGCTGAAGGTGCCGAAGGAACTGTCGCGGCTGGTGCGCGCGTACACGCTGGGCCATAAGCTGGTGCCGATCGCGCACCTCAAGACCGACCGCTTCGCGCACCAGCTCACCGACGGCGAGGGGCACCCCGTCGCGACGCTCACCGACGACCACGTCACGGGCGAGGCCGGCGGTGAGTCCGCGCGGCTGGACCGGTGGCGGGAGCTGGAGATCGAGCTGGCTCCCGAGGTCGCGCCGGACGTCCTCGACAAGCTGGAACGCGCGTTGACCGGCGCGGGCGCCAAGGCGTCACCATGGCCCTCGAAGCTGCGACGGCTGATCGGGGACCGGGTGCCCGCGCGGAAGAAGCCCGCCAAACGCCCCGACGCGGGCACGGTTGTGGTCGGGTACCTGCAGGAGCAGGCCGCCCGGTTGCGCCAGGCTGACGTGGGCGTGCGGCGGGATGCCGACGATTCCGTGCACCAGATGCGCGTGGCCGTGCGGAAACTGCGGAGCGCGCTGCGGACGTTCGAGTCCATTGTGGATGGTTCGGCGACGGCGGAGCTGAGGGCCGAGCTGAAGTGGCTGGGACAGCGGCTCGGGCCGGCGAGGGATCTGGAGGTCTCCGCGGACCTGGTGGCTGCGGGCCTGGACCGGCTGCCGCCGGAGCTGGTGGTGGGCCCGGTGCGCCAGTACGTGACGCGGTATTTCGCGCGGGAGCAGACCGTGGCGCGCGAACGGGTCGTGGAAACGGTGGACGGCAAGCGGTACCTGAGGCTGCTGCGGTCGCTCGACGCGGTGCTGTCGGAACCGCCGTTGACTGCTGTCGCGGGGAAGCCCGCGCGCAAGGGGCTGCGGAAGCCGGTGCGCGAGGCCGTGCGGAAGATGGAACGGGCGGAGAAGGCGTCGCGCGGGCTTTCCGGGAAGGCGCGGGAGGTCGCGCTGCACGGCGTGCGGAAGAAGGCCAAGCGGGTCCGTTATGCGCTGGACGTGGTGCGGCCGGTGGAGAAGGTGGGCGGCTGGCGCAAGCGCGTGAAGAGCGTGCTGCGGGAGCTGGGGCAGCACCAGGACGTGGTGATGAGCCGGGAAGTGCTGTACCGCCTGGGGATCGCGGGATTCGGGGACGGGGAGAACACGTTCACGTTCGGCGTGCTGCTCGGGCAGGGGGACGGGCTCGCGATGGGGCATCGGGCCGGCTTTGCGCGGGCTTGGCGGGGGTTGCGGGGGAAGAAACGGCCGGGGTGGGTTTCCTGA
- a CDS encoding plasmid stabilization protein, with the protein MPQQAWNAKRERQYEHIKDSQRERGASTGRAEEIAARTVNKNRARSGESREASRTSTQDVSPQHRGGKRSGNRQGPGGPTKDQLYNEAKQRNIHGRSTMSKQELKKALGR; encoded by the coding sequence ATGCCGCAGCAAGCTTGGAACGCCAAACGTGAACGTCAGTACGAGCACATCAAGGACTCCCAACGCGAGCGCGGCGCCAGTACCGGCCGCGCCGAGGAGATCGCCGCCCGCACGGTGAACAAGAACCGCGCCCGATCCGGCGAATCCCGCGAAGCCAGCCGCACCTCCACCCAGGATGTCAGCCCCCAGCACCGCGGCGGCAAACGCTCGGGCAACCGCCAGGGCCCCGGCGGCCCGACCAAGGACCAGCTCTACAACGAGGCCAAACAGCGCAACATCCACGGCCGTTCGACGATGTCGAAGCAGGAACTGAAGAAGGCTTTGGGCAGGTAG
- a CDS encoding glycosyltransferase family 4 protein, producing MRFHQDGPVVLVLPGNVDDLTEPSGGNTYDRRMCGSLPGAGTAVLELAVPGCWPEPGPTARARLAGALADLPDRATVLLDGLVACGVPEILAPHARRLRLGVLVHLPLADETGLDPERAAELEGLERETLRLAGLVVATSPAAGRDLVRRHELDPSRVQVVAPGTDRAPLASGSDGVSRLLCVAAVTPRKAQDLLVEALSQVDDLTAECVGSLTREPDYADELRWNVKRLGLDGRVQLTGPRSGAALDAAYDTADLLVLPSHAETYGMVVTEALARGIPVLATDVGGVRDALGTSPGGTVPGLLVPPGDVDALASALRRWADDADLRDRLRAAAQERAGTLEDWDGAARRLTEVLTHFRSVSVRDTRTRPGS from the coding sequence ATGCGGTTCCACCAGGACGGGCCGGTGGTGTTGGTGCTGCCGGGCAACGTCGACGACCTCACCGAGCCCAGCGGCGGCAACACCTACGACCGCCGGATGTGCGGGAGCCTGCCGGGCGCCGGGACGGCCGTGCTGGAGCTGGCCGTGCCCGGGTGCTGGCCCGAGCCGGGGCCGACGGCGCGGGCACGGCTGGCCGGGGCGCTCGCCGACCTGCCGGACCGGGCCACCGTGCTGCTCGACGGGCTGGTCGCCTGCGGGGTGCCCGAGATCCTCGCCCCGCACGCGCGACGGTTGCGGCTCGGCGTGCTCGTCCACCTGCCACTGGCCGACGAAACCGGGCTTGACCCGGAGCGCGCCGCCGAGCTGGAGGGTCTTGAGCGCGAGACGCTGCGGCTGGCCGGGCTCGTCGTGGCGACCAGTCCGGCTGCGGGGCGGGACCTGGTCCGGCGGCACGAGCTGGACCCGTCCCGCGTGCAGGTCGTGGCGCCCGGCACCGACCGCGCGCCGCTGGCGTCCGGGTCCGACGGCGTTTCCCGCCTGCTGTGCGTCGCCGCGGTGACGCCGCGCAAGGCGCAGGACCTGCTCGTGGAGGCACTGTCCCAAGTGGACGATCTCACGGCCGAGTGCGTCGGTTCCCTCACCCGGGAGCCGGACTACGCCGATGAACTGCGCTGGAACGTCAAGCGGCTCGGCCTCGACGGGCGCGTGCAGCTGACCGGCCCCAGGTCCGGCGCCGCTCTCGACGCCGCGTACGACACCGCGGACCTGCTCGTGCTCCCGTCCCACGCCGAGACCTACGGCATGGTCGTCACCGAGGCGCTCGCCCGCGGCATCCCGGTGCTGGCCACCGACGTCGGCGGGGTCCGCGACGCGCTCGGCACCTCGCCCGGCGGCACCGTGCCCGGCCTGCTCGTGCCGCCCGGTGACGTGGACGCGCTGGCGAGCGCCCTGCGCCGCTGGGCCGACGACGCCGATCTGCGCGACCGTCTTCGCGCCGCCGCGCAGGAGCGCGCCGGCACCCTCGAGGACTGGGACGGCGCCGCCCGCCGGCTCACCGAAGTCCTCACCCATTTCCGTTCTGTGTCCGTGCGGGACACCCGCACCCGGCCGGGGTCATGA
- a CDS encoding lysylphosphatidylglycerol synthase transmembrane domain-containing protein has product MRTFWVWFRILGGFAILGGLAWRLGTGAFLEGLRVIGPWPLLAALVLGLLTTVASAWRWRLVASRLGLRLPLRDAVGDYYRAQFLNGVLPAGVLGDVHRAVQHGRKSGDVGRGVRAVVLERTAGQVAVVLAGVAVLVLRPAVVPPVAHDVLVVSGAAVLTIAVVVLAVAFASGPRWLESPSRWRRAFAVSMADVRAGLLGLGAWPRVTALSLLALAGHLTLFVVAARAAGVTASLTTVLPLLVLALLAMGLPVNVGGFGPREGVAALAFAAAGLGAQLGLTVAVVYGVLGLVSSLPGGVLLLGHWLGSLRRTSVQAVRQVTARECLCRF; this is encoded by the coding sequence ATGCGCACGTTCTGGGTGTGGTTCCGCATCCTCGGCGGCTTCGCCATCCTCGGCGGGCTGGCCTGGCGGCTGGGCACCGGCGCGTTCCTGGAGGGGTTGCGGGTGATCGGCCCGTGGCCGCTGCTCGCCGCGCTCGTGCTGGGCCTGCTGACCACGGTGGCGAGCGCCTGGCGCTGGCGGCTCGTGGCGTCGCGGCTCGGGCTGCGGCTTCCGCTGCGTGACGCGGTGGGCGACTACTACCGCGCGCAATTCCTCAACGGCGTGCTGCCGGCCGGCGTGCTCGGTGACGTCCACCGCGCCGTGCAGCACGGGCGCAAATCCGGTGACGTCGGCCGTGGCGTGCGGGCGGTGGTGCTGGAACGGACGGCCGGGCAGGTGGCGGTCGTCCTCGCCGGGGTGGCCGTGCTGGTCTTACGGCCGGCGGTGGTGCCACCGGTGGCGCACGACGTGCTCGTGGTGTCCGGCGCGGCGGTGCTCACGATCGCCGTGGTGGTGCTGGCGGTGGCGTTCGCCAGTGGGCCGCGGTGGCTGGAGAGCCCGTCACGGTGGCGGCGCGCGTTCGCCGTCTCGATGGCCGACGTGCGCGCCGGGCTGCTCGGCCTGGGCGCCTGGCCCCGGGTGACGGCGCTTTCGCTGCTCGCGCTCGCCGGGCACCTGACGTTGTTCGTCGTCGCCGCGCGGGCTGCCGGCGTGACGGCCTCGCTCACGACCGTGCTGCCGCTGCTCGTGCTCGCGCTGCTGGCGATGGGCCTGCCGGTGAATGTCGGCGGCTTCGGACCGCGAGAAGGCGTTGCGGCGCTGGCATTCGCGGCGGCCGGGCTCGGCGCGCAGCTGGGCCTGACTGTGGCCGTGGTCTACGGCGTGCTCGGCCTGGTCTCCAGCCTGCCCGGCGGCGTGCTGCTGCTCGGCCACTGGCTCGGCAGCCTGCGCCGGACGTCGGTGCAGGCGGTTCGGCAGGTAACCGCTCGTGAGTGTCTATGCCGGTTCTAA